From the genome of Vigna angularis cultivar LongXiaoDou No.4 chromosome 11, ASM1680809v1, whole genome shotgun sequence, one region includes:
- the LOC108332935 gene encoding scarecrow-like protein 14, with product MDRRVSSTINIANDEAESFFDESDVSAVLGYIKQMLMEEDTEEKYSMFHDSLALQHTERSFYQVITHQKSSSPSSTHHHHVQSNPSYRVESPEQNVSGCSSDNSTEGTSFLPKHTPFSVDTDSTAFSAVPTVVIKTETEESVEEEHFLSVSRRRNRDREEYEADGRIRKTSATYVDESELSELLDKVVLGTGLGKRVPSDTALYQKDETFLANMFGGKVRKSNEEVVDLRALLMLCAQAVASDSPSFAKQLLKQIKQHSSPIGDDTQRLAHYFGNALGACLDGTGFQVYSVLSSKRISAKDMVKAYCAYASVCPFEKITIIFANKSICFQSENAETVHIIDFGIRYGFKWPSLISILSKRPGGPPKLRITGIDQPQPGFRPEERVLETGRRLEHYCKRFNVPFEFNAIARKWDTIRFEDLKIEKNEFVAVNCMFELEHLLDESVVLDNPRDAVLRLIKKANPGIFVHSIVNGSHDVPFFVSRFREALFHYSALFNMLETNIDREDPTRLMFEKDLFGREIMNIVACEGCERVERPQTYKQWQLQNMRIGFRLLPLDQRVIDRLKKRLRQDAHDTNFMLEVDGGWVLQGWKGRILHASSCWVPA from the exons ATGGATAGAAGAGTCTCCTCCACCATCAATATTGCTAATGATGAAGCAGAATCTTTCTTTGATGAGAGTGATGTCTCTGCTGTCCTTGGCTACATAAAGCAAATGCTGATGGAAGAGGACACAGAAGAAAAGTACAGTATGTTCCATGATTCCTTAGCTCTCCAACATACTGAGAGATCATTTTATCAGGTTATCACTCACCAGAaatcttcttccccttcttccacaCACCATCATCATGTTCAGAGTAACCCCAGTTACAGAGTGGAGAGCCCTGAGCAAAATGTCTCTGGTTGCTCCAGTGATAATAGTACTG AAGGTACCAGCTTCCTTCCTAAACATACTCCGTTCAGTGTTGACACGGACAGCACAGCCTTTTCTGCGGTTCCAACTGTGGTAATTAAGACAGAAACAGAAGAAAGTGTTGAAGAGGAGCATTTTCTGTCTGTGTCAAGAAGGAGAAATCGGGATCGGGAAGAGTATGAAGCAGATGGGAGAATCAGGAAGACATCGGCAACGTACGTGGATGAAAGTGAGCTATCTGAATTGCTTGATAAAGTGGTGCTAGGCACTGGTTTAGGAAAACGGGTGCCTTCTGACACAGCCCTTTACCAAAAGGATGAAACATTCTTAGCAAACATGTTTGGTGGGAAGGTCAGGAAAAGTAACGAGGAAGTTGTAGATCTGAGAGCACTATTGATGCTTTGTGCACAGGCTGTTGCTTCTGATAGTCCTTCATTTGCAAAGCAACTATTAAAGCAGATTAAGCAGCATTCTTCTCCAATAGGGGATGATACTCAGAGGCTTGCACATTACTTTGGAAACGCCCTTGGAGCATGCTTGGATGGAACCGGTTTCCAGGTTTATAGTGTTCTATCCTCCAAAAGAATCTCTGCCAAAGACATGGTAAAAGCTTACTGTGCATATGCTTCAGTGTGCCCGTTTGAAAAGATTACAATAATTTTTGCCAACAAATCAATTTGTTTTCAATCTGAGAATGCAGAAACTGTTCATATCATAGACTTTGGTATCCGCTATGGCTTCAAGTGGCCTTCACTTATCAGCATCCTATCAAAACGTCCCGGTGGACCACCCAAGCTTCGCATCACGGGTATAGATCAGCCACAGCCAGGTTTCAGGCCAGAGGAAAGGGTGCTGGAGACGGGGCGTAGGCTTGAACATTATTGCAAGCGTTTCAATGTTCCGTTCGAGTTCAATGCTATTGCAAGAAAATGGGACACCATCAGATTTGAGGACCTCAAGATAGAGAAAAACGAATTTGTGGCTGTGAACTGCATGTTTGAGTTGGAGCATCTACTTGACGAGTCTGTGGTGTTGGATAATCCAAGGGATGCTGTTTTGAGGTTGATTAAGAAGGCAAATCCTGGCATATTTGTGCACAGCATTGTCAACGGCTCCCATGATGTGCCATTCTTTGTGTCACGGTTCCGAGAGGCTCTCTTCCACTACTCTGCACTGTTTAACATGCTTGAAACCAACATTGATCGTGAAGATCCTACGAGGTTGATGTTTGAGAAGGATTTGTTTGGACGAGAGATCATGAACATCGTAGCTTGTGAAGGTTGTGAGAGGGTTGAGAGGCCACAAACATACAAGCAATGGCAGCTTCAAAACATGAGAATTGGGTTTCGGTTACTTCCTTTGGATCAACGAGTCATTGACAGATTAAAGAAGAGGTTGAGACAGGATGCGCACGACACCAATTTCATGCTTGAGGTGGATGGTGGTTGGGTGCTACAAGGTTGGAAGGGTCGAATTCTACATGCTTCCTCTTGTTGGGTTCCGGCATAG
- the LOC108333351 gene encoding uncharacterized protein LOC108333351 has translation MGDKKKKAQMFVKLVSAAGTGFFYVKRKPRQFTEKLEFRKFDPRVNRHVLFTEAKMK, from the coding sequence ATGGGTGACAAGAAGAAAAAGGCTCAGATGTTTGTGAAACTAGTGTCTGCTGCCGGCACTGGGTTTTTCTATGTAAAGAGGAAGCCGAGACAGTTCACAGAGAAGCTTGAGTTTCGAAAATTTGATCCTAGGGTTAATCGTCATGTTCTCTTTACAGAGGCTAAGATGAAGTGA